A single genomic interval of Carassius carassius chromosome 24, fCarCar2.1, whole genome shotgun sequence harbors:
- the klf10 gene encoding Kruppel-like factor 10 isoform X1 has translation MASRSKCPVRCSDSDRRYSEAVEALMSMKLQQRASSGVCEDPLKSSTQVMSCMTPPSSPDSDPHLGSEVTASPEARSQAVSVIRHTSDADRAPLRPPADLPSAPAAVFQMLPVTASSSSPPASLLFVAESSVLVILPPKLTSTAPSLGLKFPAIAPAQAPDSSTNRATSGAVPSRPRDHICTHPDCGKTYFKSSHLKAHLRTHTGEKPFRCCWDGCLRRFARSDELSRHRRSHTGEKRFSCPVCHNRFVRSDHLAKHTRRHLTARRTPLWQKEVYRLHNIRSLQPLAPKTES, from the exons ATGGCATCCAGATCTAAATGT CCTGTGAGGTGCTCAGACTCAGACCGGAGATATTCAGAAGCTGTGGAGGCGCTGATGTCCATGAAGCTCCAGCAGAGAGCGTCCTCTGGTGTGTGTGAAGACCCCCTGAAGTCCAGCACACAG GTTATGTCATGCATGACTCCACCGTCCAGCCCCGACAGCGACCCGcacctggggtcagaggtcacggcTTCACCCGAGGCTAGATCTCAAGCGGTCAGCGTGATCCGGCACACGTCAGACGCCGACCGTGCTCCGCTCAGACCTCCAGCAGATCTCCCATCAGCCCCTGCTGCAGTCTTCCAGATGCTTCCAGTGACAGCGAGCTCCAGCTCTCCTCCGGCATCGCTGCTGTTCGTGGCCGAATCTTCAGTCCTGGTGATTCTGCCCCCTAAACTAACATCCACAGCACCTTCACTGGGTTTGAAGTTCCCCGCCATCGCTCCGGCTCAGGCCCCAGACTCGTCCACAAACAGAGCCACGTCTGGAGCCGTCCCATCACGGCCCCGCGATCACATCTGCACCCATCCCGACTGTGGGAAGACGTACTTCAAAAGCTCCCACCTGAAAGCACACCTGAGAACACACACAG GTGAGAAGCCGTTCAGGTGCTGCTGGGATGGCTGTTTACGCCGGTTTGCCAGATCTGATGAACTGTCTCGTCATCGCCGCTCTCACACAGGAGAGAAGCGCTTCTCCTGTCCTGTTTGCCACAACCGCTTTGTGCGGAGCGAccacctggcaaaacacacacgCCGCCATCTAACAGCCCGGAGAACGCCGCTGTGGCAGAAGGAGGTTTACCGTCTTCACAACATCAGAAGCCTGCAGCCTCTGGCTCCTAAAACTGAGAGCTGA
- the klf10 gene encoding Kruppel-like factor 10 isoform X2 yields the protein MYRRYSEAVEALMSMKLQQRASSGVCEDPLKSSTQVMSCMTPPSSPDSDPHLGSEVTASPEARSQAVSVIRHTSDADRAPLRPPADLPSAPAAVFQMLPVTASSSSPPASLLFVAESSVLVILPPKLTSTAPSLGLKFPAIAPAQAPDSSTNRATSGAVPSRPRDHICTHPDCGKTYFKSSHLKAHLRTHTGEKPFRCCWDGCLRRFARSDELSRHRRSHTGEKRFSCPVCHNRFVRSDHLAKHTRRHLTARRTPLWQKEVYRLHNIRSLQPLAPKTES from the exons ATGT ACCGGAGATATTCAGAAGCTGTGGAGGCGCTGATGTCCATGAAGCTCCAGCAGAGAGCGTCCTCTGGTGTGTGTGAAGACCCCCTGAAGTCCAGCACACAG GTTATGTCATGCATGACTCCACCGTCCAGCCCCGACAGCGACCCGcacctggggtcagaggtcacggcTTCACCCGAGGCTAGATCTCAAGCGGTCAGCGTGATCCGGCACACGTCAGACGCCGACCGTGCTCCGCTCAGACCTCCAGCAGATCTCCCATCAGCCCCTGCTGCAGTCTTCCAGATGCTTCCAGTGACAGCGAGCTCCAGCTCTCCTCCGGCATCGCTGCTGTTCGTGGCCGAATCTTCAGTCCTGGTGATTCTGCCCCCTAAACTAACATCCACAGCACCTTCACTGGGTTTGAAGTTCCCCGCCATCGCTCCGGCTCAGGCCCCAGACTCGTCCACAAACAGAGCCACGTCTGGAGCCGTCCCATCACGGCCCCGCGATCACATCTGCACCCATCCCGACTGTGGGAAGACGTACTTCAAAAGCTCCCACCTGAAAGCACACCTGAGAACACACACAG GTGAGAAGCCGTTCAGGTGCTGCTGGGATGGCTGTTTACGCCGGTTTGCCAGATCTGATGAACTGTCTCGTCATCGCCGCTCTCACACAGGAGAGAAGCGCTTCTCCTGTCCTGTTTGCCACAACCGCTTTGTGCGGAGCGAccacctggcaaaacacacacgCCGCCATCTAACAGCCCGGAGAACGCCGCTGTGGCAGAAGGAGGTTTACCGTCTTCACAACATCAGAAGCCTGCAGCCTCTGGCTCCTAAAACTGAGAGCTGA
- the klf10 gene encoding Kruppel-like factor 10 isoform X3 produces MSCMTPPSSPDSDPHLGSEVTASPEARSQAVSVIRHTSDADRAPLRPPADLPSAPAAVFQMLPVTASSSSPPASLLFVAESSVLVILPPKLTSTAPSLGLKFPAIAPAQAPDSSTNRATSGAVPSRPRDHICTHPDCGKTYFKSSHLKAHLRTHTGEKPFRCCWDGCLRRFARSDELSRHRRSHTGEKRFSCPVCHNRFVRSDHLAKHTRRHLTARRTPLWQKEVYRLHNIRSLQPLAPKTES; encoded by the exons ATGTCATGCATGACTCCACCGTCCAGCCCCGACAGCGACCCGcacctggggtcagaggtcacggcTTCACCCGAGGCTAGATCTCAAGCGGTCAGCGTGATCCGGCACACGTCAGACGCCGACCGTGCTCCGCTCAGACCTCCAGCAGATCTCCCATCAGCCCCTGCTGCAGTCTTCCAGATGCTTCCAGTGACAGCGAGCTCCAGCTCTCCTCCGGCATCGCTGCTGTTCGTGGCCGAATCTTCAGTCCTGGTGATTCTGCCCCCTAAACTAACATCCACAGCACCTTCACTGGGTTTGAAGTTCCCCGCCATCGCTCCGGCTCAGGCCCCAGACTCGTCCACAAACAGAGCCACGTCTGGAGCCGTCCCATCACGGCCCCGCGATCACATCTGCACCCATCCCGACTGTGGGAAGACGTACTTCAAAAGCTCCCACCTGAAAGCACACCTGAGAACACACACAG GTGAGAAGCCGTTCAGGTGCTGCTGGGATGGCTGTTTACGCCGGTTTGCCAGATCTGATGAACTGTCTCGTCATCGCCGCTCTCACACAGGAGAGAAGCGCTTCTCCTGTCCTGTTTGCCACAACCGCTTTGTGCGGAGCGAccacctggcaaaacacacacgCCGCCATCTAACAGCCCGGAGAACGCCGCTGTGGCAGAAGGAGGTTTACCGTCTTCACAACATCAGAAGCCTGCAGCCTCTGGCTCCTAAAACTGAGAGCTGA
- the LOC132103448 gene encoding antizyme inhibitor 1-like: MTMKGSLNEPRFSVELLEGSAALRDVIDKHIRDQNLALKSAFFVADLGVILRQHVRWRAKLDQIRPFYTVRSNSSPVVIEILAALGTGFVCSNKHELDLVKGFGVPSQDIVLGGTYKQLSLIKHAAKHNISVLVCDNEAELRKIARCHPKAKVLLLLTSESCCEREETLMPFGSTLKDCRHLLERARELGLQVTGVKFSVPSCCQDAQAFSRAVCDARCVFDMGEELGFEMNLLDIGSGFDGSEAQLDEVDQMLKPMLDVYFPLSTSLSIIAEPGVYYVSSAFTLAVNIIAKKSVARDVSGQAHNALSANGEPEFLYYMNDGVYGSFGSKLLCEDSISMPSAHKEVSAEEPLFSSSLWGPSADDLDHVLERCLLPELRVGDWLLFKNTRATFTNGEEHKPPVFYSITESDWLQVHNCGLTLDVRMKNLSLVLCCLQPNISQASVSTPA, from the exons ATGACTATGAAGGGATCTCTGAATGAACCACGCTTTTCTGTCGAGCTGCTGGAAGGAAGCGCAGCTCTCCGAGATGTGATCGATAAACACATCCGTGATCAAAATCTT GCACTAAAGAGTGCATTTTTTGTGGCTGACCTGGGGGTGATTTTGCGGCAGCACGTTCGCTGGAGAGCTAAACTGGACCAGATTCGGCCTTTTTACACGGTCAGGAGCAACAGCAGCCCTGTGGTCATTGAAATCCTGGCGGCTCTCGGCACGGGCTTTGTTTGTTCAAACAAG CATGAGCTGGACTTGGTGAAGGGCTTTGGCGTCCCCTCTCAGGACATCGTTCTCGGAGGCACGTATAAACAGCTGTCCCTTATCAAACACGCAGCCAAACACAACATCTCCGTCCTGGTGTGTGATAACGAGGCAGAGCTGAGGAAGATTGCACGATGTCATCCCAAAGCAAA AGTGTTGCTGCTGTTGACTTCGGAGAGCTGTTGCGAGCGCGAGGAGACGCTCATGCCGTTCGGCTCCACGCTGAAGGACTGCAGACATCTGCTGGAGAGAGCCAGAGAGCTCGGTCTGCAGGTTACAGGAGTCAA ATTCAGCGTTCCCAGTTGTTGTCAGGATGCACAAGCGTTCTCTCGTGCTGTTTGTGACGCCCGGTGTGTTTTCGATATGGGG GAGGAGCTTGGCTTTGAGATGAATCTTCTGGACATCGGAAGCGGATTTGACGGAAGTGAGGCACAGTTAGACGAG GTCGACCAGATGCTAAAGCCCATGCTGGACGTGTATTTTCCTCTCTCGACCAGCTTGTCTATCATCGCTGAACCCGGGGTTTATTATGTGTCATCTGCCTTCACGCTGGCCGTGAATATAATCGCTAAGAAGAGCGTGGCTCGTGATGTCAGTGGTCAAGCACACA aTGCACTGTCTGCGAACGGCGAGCCTGAGTTTCTCTACTACATGAACGATGGGGTTTATGGGAGTTTTGGCAGTAAGTTGCTGTGTGAAGATTCGATATCGATGCCTTCGGCACACAAG GAGGTGAGCGCAGAAGAGCCGCTGTTCTCCAGCAGTCTGTGGGGTCCGTCTGCTGATGATCTGGATCACGTGCTGGAGCGATGTCTGCTTCCGGAGCTCCGTGTCGGAGACTGGCTGCTCTTTAAGAACACAAGGGCCACATTCACTAACGGAGAGGAACACAAACCACCCGTCTTCTACAGCATCACCGAATCTGACTG GCTACAGGTTCATAACTGCGGCCTCACTTTGGACGTGAGGATGAAGAACCTCTCTCTGGTACTGTGCTGCTTGCAACCAAACATATCCCAGGCGTCCGTTTCCACCCCGGCGTAA